From a single Podarcis raffonei isolate rPodRaf1 chromosome 10, rPodRaf1.pri, whole genome shotgun sequence genomic region:
- the BRD1 gene encoding bromodomain-containing protein 1 isoform X5: MRRKGRCHRVSSARHSSSPCSIKHSPTRETLTYAQAQRMVEIEIEGRLHRISIFEPLEIILEDDLTAQELSECNSNKENSERPPIFLRTKRHRNNKVKKKNETSPSAHGIPSTASTLPEPKVHIVEYSPPSAPRRPPSYYKFIEKSSEELDNEVEYDMDEEDYAWLEIINEKRKSDGFSVVSQNMFEFLMDRFEKESYCETQKQGEHQSLIDEDAVCCICMDGECQNSNVILFCDVCNLAVHQECYGVPYIPEGQWLCRQCLQSRSRPVDCVLCPNKGGAFKKTDDDRWGHVVCALWIPEVGFANTVFIEPIDGVKNIPPARWKLTCYLCKQKGVGACIQCHKANCYTAFHVTCAQKAGLYMKMEPVKELTGSGTTFSVKKTAYCDVHTPPGSIRRPLNIYGEAEMKNGLYRKEGSAKTRSTSKVRKKAKKSKKTPAEPCTVMPAVSAPCIPPQRLNKIMNQVAIQRKKQFVERVHSYWLLKRLSRNGVPLLRRLQSSLQSQRNTQQREDDEETQALKEKLKYWQRLRHDLERARLLIELIRKREKLKREQIKVEQVAMELQLTPFTVLLRSVLDQLQEKDSARIFAQPVNLKEVPDYLDHIKHPMDFSTMRKQLDAQAYKNLNEFEEDFNLIIENCMKYNAKDTIFYRAAVRLRDQGGIVLRQARRDAEAIGYNNETGMHLPERPKLESPPPFTWEDVDRLLNPANRVHMSLEEQLKELLEKLDLTCAMKSSGSRSKRAKLLKKEINLIRLKISQQQHQPSQIESGIGSFEEENAVLEQEGEEGDKSPPKLEPSDALPLPSNSETNSEPPTLKPVELNPEQNKLYKRVKFDNELYSTSIQKEINGHTPEHLLDSNLSESTVSAVAESSTDVNRRTSVLFCKSKSVSPPKSAKNTETQPTSPQLGTKTFLSVVLPRLETLLQPRKRSRSACGDSEVDDESPVKRLDTGSHIN, encoded by the exons atgaggaggaaaggaagatgtCATCGAGTATCTTCAGCAAGGCACTCTTCTTCTCCATGCAGTATTAAACACTCCCCTACTAGAGAAACTTTGACCTATGCCCAGGCTCAAAGGATGGTAGAAATAGAAATTGAAGGGCGATTGCACAGGATCAGTATCTTTGAACCCCTGGAAATTATATTAGAAGATGATCTTACAGCCCAAGAATTAAGTGAATGCAACAGCAATAAAGAAAATAGTGAAAGGCCACCAATCTTTCTGAGAACAAAGAGGCATAGAAacaacaaagttaaaaagaaaaatgaaacgtCTCCGAGTGCACATGGCATCCCGTCTACAGCAAGTACTCTTCCAGAACCCAAAGTGCATATTGTTGAGTACAGTCCACCTTCTGCACCCCGGAGGCCTCCATCGTACTATAAATTTATTGAAAAGTCTTCGGAAGAACTTGATAATGAAGTGGAGTATGATATGGATGAAGAAGATTATGCGTGGCTAGAAATAATCAATGAAAAGCGAAAGAGTGATGGATTCTCGGTTGTATCGCAAAACATGTTTGAATTTCTTATGGACCGTTTTGAGAAAGAATCTTATTGTGAGACTCAAAAACAGGGTGAGCATCAGTCTTTAATTGATGAAGATGCAGTTTGTTGTATTTGCATGGATGGAGAGTGTCAGAACAGCAATGTAATTCTTTTTTGTGATGTGTGTAACTTAGCAGTGCATCAGGAGTGTTATGGGGTGCCATATATACCTGAGGGCCAGTGGCTCTGCAGACAGTGTCTACAGTCCCGTTCACGGCCTGTAGACTGTGTACTGTGTCCAAACAAAGGAGGTGCCTTTAAAAAGACAGATGATGATCGATGGGGACATGTTGTTTGTGCTCTTTGGATTCCGGAAGTTGGATTTGCCAATACAGTTTTTATTGAGCCAATAGATGGAGTTAAGAACATTCCCCCTGCCCGATGGAAGTTAACATGCTACCTCTGTAAACAGAAAGGTGTTGGTGCCTGTATTCAGTGCCACAAAGCAAACTGCTACACAGCATTCCATGTTACATGTGCTCAAAAAGCTGGTTTGTATATGAAAATGGAACCAGTGAAAGAATTAACTGGTAGTGGCACGACATTCTCAGTAAAAAAGACTGCATATTGTGATGTACATACACCACCAGGTTCCATTCGGAGACCTCTGAACATTTATGGAGAAGCTGAAATGAAAAATGGCCTCTATAGAAAAGAGGGCTCTGCCAAAACAAGGTCCACATCAAAAGTCAGAAAAAAGGCTAAAAAGTCAAAGAAGACACCGGCTGAACCCTGTACAGTTATGCCTGCAGTATCTGCTCCATGTATCCCTCCTCAGAG attaaataaaattatgaatCAGGTGGCTATTCAGCGAAAGAAGCAATTTGTTGAAAGAGTACATAGTTACTGGTTACTTAAAAGGTTGTCCAGAAATGGTGTCCCTTTATTGAGAAGACTGCAGTCTAGTTTGCAgtcacaaagaaacacacaacag AGGGAAGATGATGAAGAAACACAAGCCTTAAAGGAGAAGTTGAAGTACTGGCAAAGGCTCCGTCATGATCTGGAGAGAGCACGGCTGCTGATAGAACTTATACGAAAACGAGAAAAGTTAAAAAGAGAACAG ATCAAAGTGGAACAGGTTGCCATGGAACTTCAGCTAACTCCATTTACTGTACTACTGCGGTCAGTTCTAGACCAACTACAGGAAAAGGATTCTGCTCGCATATTTGCTCAACCAGTGAATCTTAAAGAG GTTCCAGATTATTTGGATCATATTAAACATCCCATGGATTTTTCTACTATGAGAAAACAGTTGGATGCCCAAGCTTATAAAAATCTCAACGAGTTTGAAGAAGATTTTAACCTTATCATTGAAAACTGTATGAAATACAATGCAAAAGATACAATATTCTATAGAGCTGCTGTGCGGTTAAGAGATCAAGGAGGTATTGTTCTGCGACAAGCTAGAAGAGATGCGGAGGCAATTGGGTATAATAACGAAACTGGAATGCACTTACCTGAACGGCCTAAACTTGAATCTCCTCCACCTTTTACCTGGGAAGATG TGGATAGGTTACTGAATCCTGCTAACCGAGTGCACATGTCTTTGGAAGAACAGCTGAAAGAGTTACTAGAAAAACTTGATCTCACCTGTGCAATGAAATCCAGTGGTTCTAGGAGTAAGCGAGCAaagcttttaaagaaagaaattaacTTGATTCGCCTCAAGATAAGCCAGCAACAGCATCAGCCCTCTCAGATTGAATCAGGTATTGGAAGttttgaagaagaaaatgcaGTATTAGAACAAGAAGGCGAAGAAG GAGATAAATCTCCCCCTAAACTTGAACCATCAGATGCATTACCTCTTCCTTCAAACTCGGAGACTAATTCAGAGCCACCAACCCTCAAACCTGTAGAACTCAATCCAGAGCAGAATAAACTTTACAAAAGAGTAAAATTTGACAATGAATTGTATAGTACTTCCATTCAGAAAGAAATAAATGGACACACTCCAGAACACTTACTTGACAGTAATCTCAGTGAGTCGACCGTTTCTGCTGTAGCTGAGTCATCAACTGATGTAAACAGACGTACTTCTGTTCTCTTCTGCAAATCGAAAAGTGTAAGCCCCCCAAAGTCTGCAAAGAACACTGAAACCCAGCCAACTTCTCCACAGCTAGGGACCAAAACCTTTTTGTCTGTAGTCCTTCCAAGGTTGGAGACACTACTGCAGCCCAGGAAAAGATCAAGGAGTGCTTGTGGAGATTCTGAGGTGGATGATGAGTCCCCTGTAAAGCGTTTGGATACAG GTTCTCATATTAACTAA